GGGAAGTTATCGGGTCGGTCCGCTCGCCCATGGCGAAGTCTGTTTGCGCAGCTTCGGCCGGCGCCTGCGCACGTTGATCCCGGAATGTAACGACCCGGCGCCGCCATCGGCGGGCTGGTCGCGTATCGCCGCGCGAAGCTGACGCGGAGTGGCCGGTCACCGCAAACTAGGACCGCTCCTCGCAACAGTCGTCGTCGCCGGCAACATGATCGGCTCCGGCATCTTCCTGCTCCCGGCCACGCTGGCCACCGTCGGCAGCGTCACGCTCATCGGCTGGCTGGCCGCATCGCTCGGCGCGGTCGCCCTGGCATTGATGTTCGGCAAACTGGCGCGCCGCCAGCCCATGGCGGGCGGGCCCGCAAGCTACGTGTTCGATGCCTTCGGACCCTTTGCCGGCATGCAGGTCAGCCTGTGGTACTGGACGTCCTGCCTCATCGGCAACGTCGCGATCGCGGCCGCCGCGTCGGGTTATCTCAGCGCGTTTCTCGGGCTCGACGCCGGGCCCGCGTTGATGGCGTTCATCACCATCACGCTGCTGTGGCTGGCGACGGCCGTCAACATGGTGAGCCCGCGTTTCGCGGGGCTCTTCAACGGCCCGCTGCTGCTCGCGGGACTCGTGCCGCTGCTGCTGATCGGGACGGTCGGGTGGTTCATGTTCGACGCGGCGCAGTTCCGCGCGAACTGGAATGTCAGCGGCCTCTCGGACCTGGCGGCCGTGAAGCAATCGCTGGTGCTCGTGTTCTGGGCCTATCTAGGGCTCGAGAGTGCATCGGTAGCCGCGGCGGTGGTCGAGAACCCCGAACGCAATGTGGCCATCGCGACCGTCGCCGGCGTCTTGCTCGCCGCCGTCGTCTACATGACGGTCAGCGCTGCGATGATGGGGCTCGCGCCGGCCAGCGATCTGGCGAATTCGTCGGCGCCTTTCGCACTCGTTGCCGGCAAGATCTTCGGGCCGGTGGCGGGCCCGCTAGTCGCGGCCGCCGGCATGCTCAAGGCGCTCGGCACGCTCGCGGGCTGGCTGTTGCTGACCGCGCAGACGAGCCGCGCCGCCGCGGATCATGGCTTGCTGCCAGAGATTTTCGCGCGCACGCGCGCCGGCGACACCCCGGTCGCCGGGCTCATGACCGCGGGCCTGGTGGGAACGGCGGGCGTCTTCATGACGATCTCGCCTACTCTCGGCCAGCAGTTCGGCCTGTTGAGCGAAGCGGCGACGATCTTCTGCCTGCTGATGTATCTCGCCAGCTGCGCGGCGGCGCTCAAGTATCGCCTGCCGGGCGCCTATGTCCTGACCGCGATCGGCGGCGCGTTCTGCATCTGCGCGATCGCGTGGTCCAGCGTCGCATCGCTCAAGGCGACGGCGGTGTGCCTGGTGGTGCTGGCGCTGTTCTATCTACCGGCGATGCGGCGCAAGTACCTGCTGCCCGATGCGGCCGTCCGTACCGGCGAGTTCGAGAAGTTGCGCGACCGTCACGACGATCTGCCCACGCGCTGACCGCGCTCAGCGACTCAGCCGCGCCGCGTGCCAATCCAGGTGCGACGCGATGAAGCTCTGGATGAAGAAATAGCCGTGGTCGTAGCCTTCCCGCATCTGCAGGCTGATCTGCTGCCCCGCGGCCTTGCAGGCCGCCACCAGCAAGTCCGGCTTGAGCTGGTCGGCGAGAAACTTGTCGGCTGAACCCTGATCGACGAGCACGCCGGTCGGAAACTTGTGCCCAGCCTTCACGAGCTCCGTGGCGTCGTACTGCGACCAGTCCGCGCGATACGCGCCGAGATACCCCGTGAATGCCTTCATGCCCCAAGGACTTTGAATCGGCGCGGCAATGGGCGCGAATGCGGACACTGATTTGTACCGCTCGGGATTCTTGAGCGCGATGGTGAGCGCGCCGTGGCCGCCCATGGAGTGACCCATGATTCCGCTGCGGGCCGGATCCGCCTTGAAGCTGGCGGCGATGATGCTGGGCAGCTCGTCGACGACGTAGCTGTACATGCGGTAGTGATCGGTCCAGGGCGCTTGCGTGGCGTTGAGGTAGAAGGCGGCGGCGACGCCAAAGTCCCAGGATTCACGATCCCCAGGCAGCGCCACGCGCGGGCTCGTATCGGGCGCGACCAGCATGATTCCCAGGCGAGCCGCGTGCTCGAGCGCACCGGCCTTCGTCACGAAGGTTTCCTCGGTGCAGGTCAGACCCGCCAGGTAGTAAAGCACCGGGACGCGGCCGTTCGCGGCTTGCGGCGGTGAATACACCGCGAACCGCATGTCGGCATTGTTGGCCTGCGAGCGGTGCTGGTAGTACCCCAGCACGCCGCCATGGCAGGCGTGCTGGGAAATCGTTGCCAGTAGCATCAGGTTTTGAGAGTGCCCTTCTGCTTGGCAGCGTGCGTGGCGAGGGCGTCCATGAGAGCAGGCGAAAGACAGTCGTACGGCGCCAGCCGCAGCTTCTTGAGACGATCGCGGATCTTGGTCATTTCCTTAGGCTTCGCCGCACCCGCCTCGATGACAGATGACACGAACGCCGCGAATTCGGGCTTCGCCCAGCCTTTTTCCTTGGACAGCTCAACGTGCACGAAGTCGAGTCCGTAAAACGCGTGCCCGGTGTTCTCGATGCGCCCGTACATGTGCACTCCGCAGCCGGAGCACGCATGCCGCACGATCGTGGCGCTCGCGTCGACCACCTGGAGTTTCTGCTCGTTCGAAGTCACGGCGAGGTTGTCTTTGCCAACCACGGCGACCACCGAGAACTTCGCCCCGGCCGGCTTCCAGCACTTCGTGCAACCGCAGGCGTGGTTGTGCGCGACGTTGCCCTTGATGGAGACGGTAACCGGCTCGGCAGCGCAGTGGCAGGTGAGCGTCCCGCCCTTGAACTTCTTCGCGCCCGCCTTGAGACCCTTGTCGATCGATGGATGGAGCTTGACGGCCATGAGCATTCCCTCGTGTTGTTAGTGGTGCCGGGGTGCAATTGTCGTAATTAGCTAGAAAGTGATGACCGAGCGAATCGACTCGCCCTTGTGCATCAGGTCAAACGCGTCGTTGATCTGGTCGAGCGGCATCACGTGCGTGATGAGATCGTCGATGTTGATCTTCTTGTCCATGTACCAGTCGACGATCTTCGGCACGTCGGTACGGCCGCGCGCGCCACCGAACGCCGTGCCTTTCCACACGCGGCCCGTCACGAGCTGGAACGGACGCGTCTTGATCTCCTGGCCCGAGCCCGCCACGCCGATGATGACCGACACGCCCCAGCCGCGATGGCAGCACTCGAGCGCCTGGCGCATGAGATCGACATGGCCGACACACTCGAAGCTGTAATCCGCGCCACCGTCGGTGAGCGCAACCAGGTAGGGCACGAGGTCGCCCTGCACTTCCTTCGGGTTGACGAAATGCGTCATGCCGAACTTCTCGGCCATGGCCTTGCGGCCGGGATTGATGTCGACGCCGATGATCTTGTTCGCGCCCGCCATGCGCGCACCCTGGATCACGTTGAGCCCGATGCCGCCCAGCCCGAACACCACCACATTCGCGCCCGGCTCGACCTTGGCGGTATTGATGACCGCGCCGATCCCCGTGGTCACGCCGCAGCCGATGTAGCAGATTTTCTCGAACGGCGCGTCCTCACGCACCTTCGCGAGCGCGATCTCGGGCAGCACGGTGAAGTTGGAGAACGTGCTGCACCCCATGTAGTGATGCACCTTCTCGTTGCCGATGCTGAACCGGCTGGTGCCGTCGGGCATCACGCCCTGGCCCTGGGTCGCGCGAATCGCCGTGCAGAGATTGGTCTTGTGCGAAGTGCAGGATTTGCACTGCCGGCATTCCGGCGTGTAGAGCGGAATGACGTGATCGCCTTTCTTGAGCGTGGTGACGCCGGGGCCCACGTCGACGACGACTCCCGCGCCTTCATGGCCGAACACCACCGGGAACAAACCCTCCGGATCGCCACCCGAGCGCGTGAATTCATCCGTATGACAGACGCCGGACGCCTTGATCTCGACCAGCACTTCGCCGGTCTTCGGACCCGCGAGATCGAGCGTGACAACTTCGAGAGGTTGGCCAGCTTTCCAGGCAATGGCAGCGCGCGTCTTCATCGTTATTCGTCCTGGCCCCGTGAGCGGGCGAGTTTACCGGAAAAGGGGACAGATCTATTTTTCGGCTAAATAGATCTGTCCCCTTTTTAAAGCCATCCACCAGGCTCGAGAAAGATGCGAGCCAACGCATTGGCGGGGCTCGAAAACGGTACTGCAGGCACGTTACCCGCGAGAAACGTCGGCACGAGCACGACGTGCAGCAGCAGAATTGAGTGACACATCGGGGCGGCCGGTATAGTCGCGCCCCATGCCGTCTCCGCACCTTCGCCGCCTCGCCACGCCGGCTGACCTCGCCGCGGTGCACTCGATCTACATGCATCCGGAAGTCGTGCCCCATCTCGGCATCGACCCGGTGTCCGTCGAGCAATTTGTGCCGTATTTCCAAGCGCTGGTCGCCTCCGGCAACTTTTACGTCGTGACGCGCGATGACCAGGTTCGCGGTTTCTATCGGCAAACACGCCACCAGGGGCGATCGAGCCATGGCGCGTTGTTGACGACACTCGCCATTTCGCCGTCAGAAAAAGGCACCGGGCTTGCCGCCGCGATGATGGAGGAAGCCATCGCGGCACTGCGCGCGCAAGGAGTGTTGCGCGTCGAGCTGACCCTCGAGGCCGACAATGCGCGAGCATTCGCGTTCTACCGGAAGCTCGGGTTTCAAGAGGAAGGCCGGCTGAGCAAGGCGTACAAACGCGCGGGCGAGCCGGACTATCTCGACGAAATCCTGATGGCGCGATGGCTGGCATGACCGAACTGCACCGCGCCGCGGCGAAAGGCTTCGCCCAGGGCGCAGAAACCTACGCGCGCGGCCGGCCGGATTTTCCGCCGGCAGCGCTCGAGTGGCTGACGGCCGATCTGCATCTCGGTCCCGGCAAGGTTGCCGTCGAGCTCGGCGCGGGCACCGGCAAGTTCACCCAGCTCCTGTCGCGGACGGGCGCGGACGTCACCGCGGTCGAACCCGTGGCAGAAATGCTCGATCTGCTCGCGGCCGCGCAGCCGGCGGTACGTGTGTTGCGCGCGAGCGCGCAATCGCTGCCGCTCGCCACGGCATCGGTGGACGCCGTGATCTGCGCGCAGTCGTTTCACTGGTTCGCGACGCCGGAAGCACTGACGGAGATTCGCCGCGTACTGAAACCGGGCGGCATGCTCGGCCTGATCTGGAACGTGCGTGATCGCTCCGTGGCCTGGGTCGAAGCGCTGACACACATCGTCGATCGCCACGAAGGCGACGCGCCGCGTTATGACGATGGCGAATGGCGCCGCATGTTTCCCGCGGCGGGCTTCGGGCCGCTGACCGAGAAAACCATCGCACACCAACACACCGGAAACCCCGAACACGTGATCGTGGATCGTGTCGCATCGGTGAGTTTCATCGCCGCGCTGGCGCCGTCCGTGCGAAACACCGTGCTCGAAGAAGTGCGCGCGCTGATCGCGTCGACGCCGGAGCTGGCGGGCCGCACGACCGTGGCCATGCCCTATGTCACGCGCGCGTACGGGTGCCGACGCACCGAAGACTAGAGGATCGAAGCGCCCTCGTCCGCCGGCGTCGCGCCTTCACGCAGCCGCGTGAACAACTCTCGGCCTACGCCATACGCGGTATCCATCACTTCAGGCTTGATCGCGGGACGCGCCGCGAGCGTCGCCGCATCCACCTGCGCTTCGAGCACGCCGGCCTGCGCATCCAGCCGGATGATGTCGCCATCGCGCAGCCGCGAGATCGGACCATCCGCGGCCGCCTCGGGTGTGAGATGAATCGCCGAGGGGACTTTGCCCGACGCGCCGGACATGCGGCCGTCGGTGACGATGGCCACGCGCCGGCCCTTGGCCATGAGACCCGACATCGCGGGAATCAGTTTGTGCAGCTCGGGCATGCCATTCGCACGCGGACCCTGCCCGCGCACGACGGCGATGAAATCGCCCTCGATGCCCGCCTTGAGCGCCGCGGCCAGCGCTTCCTGGCTTTCGAACACGCGCGCGGGCGCGGTGATCTCCCAGTACTTCGGATCCACGGCCGAGGTCTTGATGACCGACTTGCCGAGGTTGCCGCGCAGCAGTTTGAGACCGCCATCCGCGCTGAACGGGTTCGATGCGGGCCGCAGGATTTTCTCGTCGTGCGATTTGTCCGCGCCCGCGCGCCACACGAGTCTGCCGCCGTCGAGGAACGGCTCCTGCGCGAAGGCGCGCAGCCCCGGGCCCCACACGGTCATCACGTCCTGGTGCGCGAGCCCGGCTTCGATCAATTCCCGCACCACGAACGCCATGCCGCCGGCCGCGTGGAACTGGTTCACGTCGGCCTCGCCGTTCGGATACACGCGCGCCAGCAGCGGCGTCACATGCGAGATGTCGGCCATGTCCTCCCAGGTGATCGTGATGCCGCAGGCGCGCGCCATCGCCACGAGATGGATGACGTGGTTGGTCGAGCCGCCGGTCGCCATCAACCCGACGATGGCGTTGACGAACGAACGTTCGTCGACCACCTCGGCGAACGGTAGATAGTCCGTGCCGATCGCGCTGGTCGCCGCGGCGCGGCGCGTCGCGGCCACGGTCAACGCGTGCCGCAGCGGCGTGTTCGGATTCACGAACGCGGCGCCGGGCACGTGCAGGCCCATCATCTCCATCAGCATCTGGTTGGAGTTGGCGGTGCCGTAGAACGTGCAGGTGCCGGCGTTGTGATAGGAGTTCATCTCCGCGGAAAGCAATTCATCACGCGTGGCCAGGCCCTCGGCGTAACGCTGGCGCACCTCGGCCTTCTGCTTGTTGGCGATGTTGCCGGTGGGCATCGGCCCGCCCGGCACGAAGATGATGGGCAACTGCCCGAACGACGCTGCGCCGATGAACATGCCGGGCACGATCTTGTCGCAGATGCCTAACAACAACGCGGAGTCGAACGCCTCGTGCGACAACGCCACCGCGGTCGCGAGCGCGATCACGTCGCGGCTGAACAGTGACAGCTCCATGCCCGCGCGACCCTGCGTGACACCATCACACATGGCGGGCACGCCGCCGGCCACCTGCGCCGTCGCACCGGCCAGGCGCGCCGCGGCGCGGATCACTTCGGGATAGGTCTCGAACGGCTGGTGCGCCGACAACATGTCGTTGTACGAAGTGACCACGCCGATATTGGGAATCACCTGCTGCAGCCGCGGCTTGTCTTCACCGGAAGCCGCCAGGACGTGCGCGAGATTGGCGCAGGCCAGTTTGCCGCGCGCCGGTTCGATCAGTTTGCGCTTGCGTGTGCGCTCGAGATAGTCGCCGCGGGCG
This sequence is a window from Pseudomonadota bacterium. Protein-coding genes within it:
- a CDS encoding amino acid permease, whose translation is MAGHRKLGPLLATVVVAGNMIGSGIFLLPATLATVGSVTLIGWLAASLGAVALALMFGKLARRQPMAGGPASYVFDAFGPFAGMQVSLWYWTSCLIGNVAIAAAASGYLSAFLGLDAGPALMAFITITLLWLATAVNMVSPRFAGLFNGPLLLAGLVPLLLIGTVGWFMFDAAQFRANWNVSGLSDLAAVKQSLVLVFWAYLGLESASVAAAVVENPERNVAIATVAGVLLAAVVYMTVSAAMMGLAPASDLANSSAPFALVAGKIFGPVAGPLVAAAGMLKALGTLAGWLLLTAQTSRAAADHGLLPEIFARTRAGDTPVAGLMTAGLVGTAGVFMTISPTLGQQFGLLSEAATIFCLLMYLASCAAALKYRLPGAYVLTAIGGAFCICAIAWSSVASLKATAVCLVVLALFYLPAMRRKYLLPDAAVRTGEFEKLRDRHDDLPTR
- the fghA gene encoding S-formylglutathione hydrolase, whose amino-acid sequence is MLLATISQHACHGGVLGYYQHRSQANNADMRFAVYSPPQAANGRVPVLYYLAGLTCTEETFVTKAGALEHAARLGIMLVAPDTSPRVALPGDRESWDFGVAAAFYLNATQAPWTDHYRMYSYVVDELPSIIAASFKADPARSGIMGHSMGGHGALTIALKNPERYKSVSAFAPIAAPIQSPWGMKAFTGYLGAYRADWSQYDATELVKAGHKFPTGVLVDQGSADKFLADQLKPDLLVAACKAAGQQISLQMREGYDHGYFFIQSFIASHLDWHAARLSR
- the gfa gene encoding S-(hydroxymethyl)glutathione synthase, which codes for MLMAVKLHPSIDKGLKAGAKKFKGGTLTCHCAAEPVTVSIKGNVAHNHACGCTKCWKPAGAKFSVVAVVGKDNLAVTSNEQKLQVVDASATIVRHACSGCGVHMYGRIENTGHAFYGLDFVHVELSKEKGWAKPEFAAFVSSVIEAGAAKPKEMTKIRDRLKKLRLAPYDCLSPALMDALATHAAKQKGTLKT
- a CDS encoding S-(hydroxymethyl)glutathione dehydrogenase/class III alcohol dehydrogenase, which gives rise to MKTRAAIAWKAGQPLEVVTLDLAGPKTGEVLVEIKASGVCHTDEFTRSGGDPEGLFPVVFGHEGAGVVVDVGPGVTTLKKGDHVIPLYTPECRQCKSCTSHKTNLCTAIRATQGQGVMPDGTSRFSIGNEKVHHYMGCSTFSNFTVLPEIALAKVREDAPFEKICYIGCGVTTGIGAVINTAKVEPGANVVVFGLGGIGLNVIQGARMAGANKIIGVDINPGRKAMAEKFGMTHFVNPKEVQGDLVPYLVALTDGGADYSFECVGHVDLMRQALECCHRGWGVSVIIGVAGSGQEIKTRPFQLVTGRVWKGTAFGGARGRTDVPKIVDWYMDKKINIDDLITHVMPLDQINDAFDLMHKGESIRSVITF
- a CDS encoding GNAT family N-acetyltransferase, with protein sequence MPSPHLRRLATPADLAAVHSIYMHPEVVPHLGIDPVSVEQFVPYFQALVASGNFYVVTRDDQVRGFYRQTRHQGRSSHGALLTTLAISPSEKGTGLAAAMMEEAIAALRAQGVLRVELTLEADNARAFAFYRKLGFQEEGRLSKAYKRAGEPDYLDEILMARWLA
- a CDS encoding class I SAM-dependent methyltransferase, whose product is MTELHRAAAKGFAQGAETYARGRPDFPPAALEWLTADLHLGPGKVAVELGAGTGKFTQLLSRTGADVTAVEPVAEMLDLLAAAQPAVRVLRASAQSLPLATASVDAVICAQSFHWFATPEALTEIRRVLKPGGMLGLIWNVRDRSVAWVEALTHIVDRHEGDAPRYDDGEWRRMFPAAGFGPLTEKTIAHQHTGNPEHVIVDRVASVSFIAALAPSVRNTVLEEVRALIASTPELAGRTTVAMPYVTRAYGCRRTED
- the edd gene encoding phosphogluconate dehydratase codes for the protein MSPIQKLHPVVAEVTERIGGRSAGARGDYLERTRKRKLIEPARGKLACANLAHVLAASGEDKPRLQQVIPNIGVVTSYNDMLSAHQPFETYPEVIRAAARLAGATAQVAGGVPAMCDGVTQGRAGMELSLFSRDVIALATAVALSHEAFDSALLLGICDKIVPGMFIGAASFGQLPIIFVPGGPMPTGNIANKQKAEVRQRYAEGLATRDELLSAEMNSYHNAGTCTFYGTANSNQMLMEMMGLHVPGAAFVNPNTPLRHALTVAATRRAAATSAIGTDYLPFAEVVDERSFVNAIVGLMATGGSTNHVIHLVAMARACGITITWEDMADISHVTPLLARVYPNGEADVNQFHAAGGMAFVVRELIEAGLAHQDVMTVWGPGLRAFAQEPFLDGGRLVWRAGADKSHDEKILRPASNPFSADGGLKLLRGNLGKSVIKTSAVDPKYWEITAPARVFESQEALAAALKAGIEGDFIAVVRGQGPRANGMPELHKLIPAMSGLMAKGRRVAIVTDGRMSGASGKVPSAIHLTPEAAADGPISRLRDGDIIRLDAQAGVLEAQVDAATLAARPAIKPEVMDTAYGVGRELFTRLREGATPADEGASIL